A region of Papaver somniferum cultivar HN1 unplaced genomic scaffold, ASM357369v1 unplaced-scaffold_160, whole genome shotgun sequence DNA encodes the following proteins:
- the LOC113337514 gene encoding growth-regulating factor 3-like: MEYDHLNQWRNQQRQLEQGSAAKIPRIGVDSDHTETALPLFVPEPSAVKISSLSAFPDSLTTTAVASPYNRFPRLGGGLFSISQWQELELQALIFKYMLAGAVIPSELLHSIKTSFINAPSCCHYPHQQLYQHYQPAAMMQSGYWGRGSMDPEPGRCRRTDGKKWRCSRDVVPGQKYCERHVHRGRNRSRKPVEIPTPAAGVGNGGGGGGLRIANATIASSPASMMSGGSNFSLSGSPSIELLHLNQRSSENRVGNHDNNMSGEAKPDGQVLRHFFDDWPRSNQKSNGGLGNNSSPATSTTCLSISTPGNNPSSDFSLKLSTGNVDERDQSREMNGGGAERRQMNWGGGWGTHQMSSMGGGPLAEALRSSSITNSSSPTSVLHELRRGSISETSSVST, encoded by the exons ATGGAATATGATCATCTGAATCAATGGAGAAACCAACAACGTCAGTTAGAACAGGGTTCTGCAGCAAAGATACCAAGAATAGGAGTTGATTCTGATCATACTGAAACTGCTCTTCCATTGTTTGTACCTGAACCATCAGCAGTTAAGATCAGTAGTTTGTCAGCATTTCCTGATTCATTAACTACTACTGCTGTTGCATCTCCTTACAACAGATTTCCTA GATTGGGAGGTGGGTTGTTTAGTATATCACAATGGCAAGAACTAGAACTACAAGCGTTGATTTTCAAGTATATGTTAGCTGGTGCTGTGATTCCATCTGAGTTGCTTCATTCCATTAAGACTAGCTTTATTAATGCTCCATCATGTTGTCATTATCCTCATCAACAACTTTACCAGCATTACCAACCTGCTGCAA tgatGCAATCAGGGTATTGGGGAAGAGGGTCAATGGACCCAGAACCAGGGAGATGTAGGAGAACTGATGGGAAGAAATGGAGGTGTTCTAGAGATGTGGTACCCGGTCAGAAATATTGTGAGAGACATGTTCATCGAGGCCGAAACCGTTCAAGAAAGCCTGTGGAAATTCCCACACCCGCTGCAGGTGTTGGTaatggtggcggtggcggtggcTTAAGGATTGCAAATGCTACTATTGCTTCTTCACCGGCTTCAATGATGTCTGGTGGTTCTAATTTTAGTCTTTCCGGTTCGCCTTCTATTGAGCTTCTTCACCTTAATCAGAG ATCCTCAGAGAACAGAGTAGGAAACCATGACAATAACATGTCCGGGGAAGCAAAACCTGATGGCCAAGTTCTCAGACATTTCTTCGACGACTGGCCGAGATCGAACCAGAAATCTAATGGCGGCCTTGGAAACAATTCAAGTCCAGCAACTTCGACAACCTGTCTTTCAATTTCAACTCCAGGGAACAACCCGTCATCGGATTTCAGCTTAAAACTTTCCACCGGTAATGTTGACGAACGTGATCAAAGCAGAGAAATGAACGGCGGAGGAGCTGAACGGCGTCAAATGAATTGGGGTGGTGGTTGGGGAACACATCAAATGAGTTCCATGGGAGGAGGACCACTTGCTGAGGCATTACGTTCCTCGTCTATTACTAATTCATCTTCACCAACGAGTGTGTTGCATGAACTGCGACGAGGTTCCATTTCTGAAACTAGTAGTGTGAGCACCTGA
- the LOC113337512 gene encoding pleiotropic drug resistance protein 2-like, translating to MANVGGALGGGGGENLARAMSRRSSLGGSKKSWASSSVREVFTTAPNSDGFHSSTRRVEDEEELVWAAIERLPTYDRVRKSVISQVTGSGRRRHNEVDVAKLGLQDKKQLMDSILKVVEEDNEKFLHRLRYRIDRVGIQIPKIEVRFENLSVEGDAFVASRALPTLFNASLNAIETILGFVRCSPSKKRVNKILRELSGVVKPSRLTLLLGPPASGKTTFLQALAGELDRSLRETGKITYCGHEFSEFIPQRTSAFISQHDLHYAQMTVRETLDFSGRCLGVGTRYDMLTELSRREKQEGIKPDPEIDTYMKATAVEGQDSSFITDYALKILGLDICADIMVGGAMQRGISGGQKKRVTTGEMLVGPAKALFMDEISTGLDSSTTFQIIKFMRQMVHVMDMTMVISLLQPDPETFGLFDDIILLSEGEIVYQGPREDVLEFFECMGFTCPERKGVADFLQEVTSKKDQEQYWCNREETYRYISVSEFAQCFKNFHIGQQLSAELKIPYDKFRAHPAALVDSKYGISNKELFKACFSREWLLMKRNSFLYVFKISQITFMSIITFTVFFRTEMKVGTIEGGGKFLGALFFSLIQVMFNGVVELSTTVFALPVFYKQRDLLFFPAWAYALPIWILRIPISLMESGLWIILTYYTIGFAPAASRFFRQFLAFFGVHQMALALFRFIAALGRTVAVADTLGTLSILFVFVLGGYIVAKDDLPSWMSWAVYASPMMYGQNAITINEFLDERWDKPLPIVDSLTGQSTVGKALLKSRGLFLTNNWFWICIGALFAFSVFFNFLFILALTYLSPSGDSKALNTHEDDDDKKKPKDVTLQDITGSTGSEKRRGMVLPFQPLSLAFNHVNYYVDMPAEVKSQGIDETRLQLLRDVSGAFRPGILTALVGLSGAGKTTLMDVLAGRKTGGYIEGTINISGYPKNQATFARVSGYCEQNDIHSPHVTVYESLLYSAWLRLSADVKKETRKMFVDEVMDLVELHPLSNSLVGMPGVDGLSTEQRKRLTIAVELVANPSIIFMDEPTSGLDARAAAIVMRTVRNTVDTGRTVVCTIHQPSIDIFEAFDELLLMKIGGQVIYAGSLGTRSHKLVEYFEAIQGVPKITDGYNPATWMLEVSSASMEAQLDVDFAEIYANSSLYKENQELIKRLSTPAPGSQDLHFPTEYSQDYITQCKVCFWKQHWSYWRNPKYNASRLLTTLVNGVLFGIIFWRKGDKTSKQQDLQNLLGAMYAACLFIGAGNANSVQSIVSVERTVFYRERAAGMYAPLPYAFAQVAIEVIYVFIQSFIYCLLLFAMIGFPFTAVKFFYFLYFMFMCFIYFTMYGMMCVVMTPAPEIAAVAMSFFLGFWNLFSGFLVPVTQIPIWWRWYYWASPLSWTLYGLVTSQVGDRTNELQIPGMLVNPTVQSYLKDNLGFEYDFLKWVVLAHIGFVLAFFFVFAYGIKYLNFQRR from the exons ATGGCGAATGTAGGAGGAGCCttaggtggtggtggaggagaaaATTTAGCAAGAGCAATGAGTAGAAGATCATCATTAGGAGGAAGTAAAAAAAGTTGGGCATCGTCAAGTGTAAGAGAAGTTTTTACTACAGCACCAAATTCTGACGGATTTCATAGTAGTACAAGGCgtgtagaagatgaagaagaattggtatGGGCAGCAATTGAAAGGTTACCGACTTATGATAGAGTTAGAAAATCAGTTATTTCTCAGGTTACGGGGAGCGGAAGAAGGCGGCATAATGAAGTTGATGTTGCGAAGTTGGGGTTGCAAGACAAGAAACAGTTGATGGATAGTATACTTAAAGTTGTTGAAGAAGATAATGAAAAGTTTCTTCACAGACTTAGATATCGTATCGACAG GGTTGGAATTCAAATTCCTAAAATTGAAGTTCGGTTTGAGAATTTGTCAGTAGAGGGGGATGCATTTGTTGCAAGCAGAGCACTCCCGACTTTGTTCAATGCTTCGCTGAACGCCATTGAA ACCATTCTTGGTTTTGTTCGATGTTCACCGTCTAAGAAAAGAGTTAACAAGATACTTCGTGAATTGAGTGGAGTAGTAAAACCTTCAAG GTTGACATTGCTACTTGGACCTCCAGCATCAGGGAAAACAACATTTTTGCAAGCACTTGCAGGGGAGCTTGATAGAAGTTTACGG GAAACTGGAAAAATTACTTATTGCGGCCACGAATTCTCAGAATTCATCCCTCAGAGAACCTCTGCATTCATTAGCCAGCATGATCTTCACTATGCACAGATGACAGTCAGGGAAACGTTGGATTTTTCCGGACGCTGCTTAGGAGTTGGAACCAGATATGACATGTTGACAGAGTTGTCAAGACGAGAAAAGCAGGAAGGAATAAAGCCAGATCCTGAGATCGACACATACATGAAAGCGACAGCCGTAGAAGGACAAGACAGCAGTTTCATTACAGATTATGCTCTTAAG ATACTTGGGTTGGATATTTGTGCTGACATTATGGTGGGAGGTGCAATGCAAAGGGGTATCTCTGGAGGTCAGAAGAAGCGTGTGACAACCG GAGAGATGTTGGTTGGTCCAGCAAAAGCTCTTTTCATGGATGAAATATCAACCGGGCTAGACAGTTCGACTACGTTTCAGATTATTAAGTTCATGAGACAAATGGTTCATGTCATGGACATGACTATGGTCATATCTCTTTTGCAACCGGATCCTGAAACATTTGGGCTCTTTGATGATATTATTCTACTTTCCGAGGGTGAGATTGTTTACCAAGGTCCCCGCGAAGATGTTCTTGAATTCTTCGAATGCATGGGATTCACATGCCCTGAAAGGAAAGGCGTTGCTGACTTTCTGCAAGAGGTAACTTCAAAGAAAGACCAAGAACAGTATTGGTGCAATAGAGAAGAAACTTACAGATACATCTCAGTATCGGAATTTGCGCAGTGCTTTAAAAATTTCCACATTGGACAACAACTTTCAGCGGAACTCAAAATTCCATATGACAAATTTAGAGCCCATCCTGCTGCATTAGTGGATTCAAAGTATGGCATCTCCAACAAGGAACTCTTTAAGGCATGCTTCTCGAGGGAATGGTTGTTGATGAAACGCAACTCTTTCTTATATGTTTTTAAAATCAGCCAGATAACATTTATGTCAATTATTACGTTTACGGTGTTCTTTAGAACAGAAATGAAAGTGGGTACAATAGAAGGTGGAGGAAAGTTTCTTGGAGCATTATTTTTCAGcctgattcaagttatgttcaaTGGGGTAGTGGAGCTCAGTACGACTGTCTTTGCACTGCCTGTGTTCTATAAGCAGAGAGATTTGCTGTTCTTCCCTGCATGGGCTTATGCTTTACCAATTTGGATCCTCAGGATTCCAATCTCTTTGATGGAGTCAGGTTTATGGATCATTCTTACTTATTACACGATTGGGTTTGCTCCTGCAGCCAGTAG GTTTTTCCGACAGTTCTTGGCATTTTTTGGTGTGCATCAGATGGCTTTAGCTCTTTTTCGCTTCATAGCAGCACTTGGAAGAACAGTGGCTGTTGCGGACACTCTGGGCACCTTATCAATCTTATTTGTTTTTGTACTTGGAGGATATATTGTTGCCAAAG ATGATCTTCCCTCATGGATGAGTTGGGCAGTCTATGCTTCTCCTATGATGTATGGTCAAAATGCCATTACCATAAACGAATTCCTTGATGAAAGATGGGACAAG CCTCTACCTATTGTTGATTCCCTCACTGGTCAATCCACAGTTGGAAAGGCCCTTCTCAAATCCAGAGGCTTGTTTCTGACTAACAATTGGTTTTGGATTTGTATTGGTGCACTctttgcattttcggttttcttCAACTTTCTTTTCATTCTTGCACTAACCTATTTAAGCC CTTCTGGCGACTCTAAGGCTTTGAATACGCATGAGGATGACGAtgataagaagaaaccaaaggatgTCACATTGCAAGATATTACGGGTTCAACTGGTTCAGAAAAAAGAAGAGGAATGGTGCTACCTTTTCAGCCCCTTTCACTTGCATTCAACCATGTCAATTATTATGTCGATATGCCTGCT GAAGTGAAGAGCCAAGGAATTGACGAAACCCGTCTCCAGTTGTTAAGAGATGTTAGTGGGGCTTTCAGACCTGGTATACTGACAGCATTAGTTGGTCTTAGTGGAGCTGGAAAAACTACCTTGATGGATGTTCTGGCAGGAAGGAAAACCGGAGGGTACATTGAAGGAACAATAAACATATCCGGGTACCCGAAGAACCAAGCAACATTTGCTCGAGTTAGTGGTTACTGCGAACAGAATGATATCCATTCACCGCATGTTACAGTTTATGAATCTTTATTGTACTCAGCCTGGCTTCGTCTATCTGCTGATGTAAAGAAAGAAACACGAAAG ATGTTTGTTGATGAGGTTATGGATTTGGTTGAGCTTCATCCATTGAGCAATTCTCTGGTTGGTATGCCTGGAGTAGATGGTCTTTCAACTGAACAGAGAAAGAGACTCACCATAGCCGTAGAATTGGTTGCCAATCCATCAATCATTTTCATGGATGAGCCAACGTCAGGTCTTGATGCAAGGGCTGCTGCAATTGTCATGCGCACAGTGAGAAACACAGTAGATACAGGGAGAACTGTTGTCTGCACAATCCATCAACCTAGTATTGACATTTTCGAAGCTTTTGACGAG cttttattgatgaagatagGTGGGCAAGTCATTTATGCTGGATCACTCGGCACTCGTTCACACAAGCTTGTAGAATATTTTGAA GCGATCCAAGGAGTTCCAAAAATTACGGATGGATACAATCCTGCTACATGGATGCTCGAAGTTAGTTCTGCTTCTATGGAAGCTCAGCTTGATGTAGATTTTGCAGAAATTTATGCCAATTCCAGCCTTTATAA GGAAAATCAAGAACTCATCAAACGGCTAAGCACTCCTGCGCCAGGTTCCCAAGACCTTCACTTCCCGACGGAGTATTCTCAGGACTATATCACTCAATGCAAAGTGTGCTTCTGGAAACAACATTGGTCATATTGGAGGAACCCAAAATATAATGCAAGCCGATTGCTCACAACATTGGTGAATGGTGTTCTGTTTGGTATCATCTTTTGGCGCAAAGGAGACAAAAC GTCCAAACAACAAGATCTGCAAAATCTTCTTGGAGCTATGTATGCTGCTTGTCTATTCATTGGTGCGGGTAACGCAAATAGTGTTCAGTCTATTGTGTCAGTTGAGAGAACAGTTTTCTATCGTGAAAGAGCTGCGGGGATGTACGCACCATTGCCCTACGCATTTGCACAG GTGGCTATTGAAGTGATCTATGTTTTCATCCAAAGCTTCATTTACTGTCTTTTGCTCTTCGCAATGATTGGATTTCCGTTCACGGCAGTCAAGTTCTtttacttcttatacttcatgtTCATGTGCTTCATCTACTTCACAATGTATGGCATGATGTGCGTAGTCATGACTCCCGCTCCTGAGATTGCTGCTGTTGCTATGTCCTTTTTCTTAGGTTTCTGGAATCTGTTCTCCGGTTTCCTGGTTCCAGTGACG CAAATTCCAATATGGTGGAGGTGGTACTACTGGGCGTCACCTCTATCTTGGACTCTCTACGGTCTAGTGACATCTCAGGTCGGCGACAGGACCAACGAGTTGCAGATTCCAGGGATGTTAGTCAATCCAACAGTGCAAAGTTACTTGAAGGATAATCTGGGTTTTGAATATGACTTCCTTAAATGGGTTGTCTTGGCTCACATCGGCTTCGTCCTcgccttcttctttgttttcgcTTATGGAATCAAGTACCTCAACTTCCAGAGAAGATAA